A genomic region of Salinibacterium sp. NK8237 contains the following coding sequences:
- a CDS encoding LLM class F420-dependent oxidoreductase — protein sequence MDFRIFTEPQNGASYTDQLLLAQAAEKLGFNGYFRSDHYVTMDDRNGGLPGPTDSWTTLAGLARETSTIRLGTLVSSATFRHPGILAIQVAQVDDMSGGRVELGLGTGWFEREHAAYGIPFPAKRFGMLEEQLDVITGIWATEPGKTFSYEGKHYQLSQSPALPKPVQNPLPIIIGGSGPSRTPALTAKFAAEYNAGFATIAPLKERIARVRNACEHFDRDPATLVLSIAGTTAVGTTEAQIEARATAANGTPADLRLGGFAGTASEVVDKISELQALGFTRVYFQIMDFHDLDQLDFLAREVVPQLD from the coding sequence ATGGACTTCCGCATTTTCACAGAACCTCAGAACGGCGCCAGCTACACCGATCAGCTTCTTCTTGCGCAAGCCGCAGAGAAGCTCGGTTTCAACGGCTACTTCCGTTCTGACCACTACGTGACGATGGATGACCGCAACGGCGGGCTGCCTGGTCCAACGGACTCCTGGACGACGCTGGCGGGGCTTGCGCGCGAGACTTCGACCATTCGTTTAGGCACCCTCGTCTCCTCCGCTACCTTTCGGCATCCGGGCATTCTGGCAATTCAAGTGGCACAGGTCGACGACATGTCGGGTGGCCGAGTAGAACTCGGGCTCGGCACCGGCTGGTTCGAACGTGAACATGCTGCGTACGGCATCCCCTTCCCGGCGAAGCGGTTCGGGATGCTCGAAGAACAGCTCGACGTCATCACGGGCATCTGGGCAACGGAGCCCGGAAAGACCTTCTCGTATGAGGGCAAGCACTACCAGCTGAGCCAGTCACCCGCGCTGCCGAAGCCCGTGCAGAACCCGTTGCCGATCATCATCGGCGGCAGTGGTCCAAGCCGTACGCCGGCGCTCACCGCTAAGTTCGCCGCCGAATACAACGCGGGCTTCGCAACCATCGCACCGCTGAAGGAACGCATCGCTCGGGTTCGCAATGCCTGCGAACACTTCGACCGGGACCCCGCCACGCTCGTGCTCTCTATCGCCGGCACAACTGCGGTCGGCACCACCGAAGCTCAGATCGAAGCGCGAGCGACCGCCGCCAACGGAACTCCCGCCGACCTGCGCCTTGGCGGTTTCGCCGGAACCGCCAGCGAGGTCGTCGACAAGATTTCAGAGCTGCAAGCACTCGGATTTACTCGCGTGTACTTCCAGATCATGGACTTCCACGATCTCGACCAGCTCGACTTCCTCGCTCGCGAGGTCGTGCCGCAGCTCGACTAG
- a CDS encoding ECF transporter S component, which produces MTTTAPSSSTSTPTKPGSRFQWRVIDIVVASVIGVASGLIFVVWNVASAPALAPFAALLPGLQAIGGGFWLFAGVLTALVIRKPGAAIYGEMVAASVSALIGNQWGVLTLVSGFTQGIGAEIVFAAFLYANWRVSGAILAGAGAGLAMAITDLLLWYPGSALPFIIIYTIAAIVGGMLIAGLLSWLATRGIAATGALNRFGAGREIAKRV; this is translated from the coding sequence GTGACCACAACAGCACCATCCTCATCCACGTCTACCCCGACGAAGCCCGGATCGCGTTTTCAGTGGCGGGTGATCGACATCGTCGTGGCGAGCGTTATCGGCGTCGCAAGCGGTTTGATCTTCGTCGTCTGGAACGTTGCCTCCGCTCCCGCTCTGGCCCCGTTCGCTGCGCTCCTGCCCGGCCTGCAAGCGATTGGTGGCGGTTTCTGGCTCTTCGCCGGTGTGCTCACCGCACTCGTCATCCGCAAGCCGGGTGCCGCGATTTACGGAGAGATGGTCGCCGCCTCCGTGTCGGCCCTTATCGGTAACCAGTGGGGTGTACTCACGCTCGTGAGCGGCTTCACACAGGGCATTGGTGCCGAGATCGTCTTCGCTGCCTTCCTCTACGCCAACTGGCGCGTCAGCGGTGCGATTCTTGCGGGCGCCGGTGCCGGCCTCGCGATGGCTATTACTGACTTGCTGCTCTGGTACCCGGGATCAGCGCTTCCCTTCATCATCATCTACACGATCGCCGCCATCGTCGGCGGGATGCTCATTGCTGGCCTCCTGTCGTGGCTCGCGACACGCGGTATTGCCGCAACCGGAGCGCTCAACCGCTTTGGTGCTGGCCGCGAAATTGCGAAACGGGTCTGA
- a CDS encoding ABC transporter ATP-binding protein, whose translation MSPTTPVGVTVEGWGWRHSSRLAWAVRGLDLRIEPGERVLLLGESGAGKSTLLHALAGVVGDDEGETEGSLLVAGEHPAAHRGRTGLVIQDPDSQVILERVGDDVAFGCENLGVPRDEIWIRVRDSLASVGLEVALDRNTSALSGGQKQRLALAGVLAMRPGLIVLDEPTANLDPEGVTEVRDAVIRVAESTGATIVVVEHRVSVWSDVVDRIVVLAAGGGVIADGVPADVLARQGKELAARGVWIPQYPPPRPVRAVRAPQHTLLSARQLTVGRSKNALGAPLDLEILSSHALAITGPNGAGKSTLALTLGGLLPPVGGAVEASPALASGAGEHPIRWKSRELLTRIGTVFQDPEHQLLTSTVRAELEVGPRALKLPDSEVDVRVDELLTRLRLDRLAEANPFTLSGGEKRRLSVATALATRPQVLVLDEPTFGQDSRTWSELLALLARLVDDGSSVIAVSHDLDFVAALADATVALE comes from the coding sequence CTGAGCCCCACCACGCCTGTTGGCGTCACCGTCGAAGGATGGGGGTGGCGCCATTCCAGCAGGCTCGCTTGGGCGGTACGCGGTCTCGATCTGCGTATTGAACCGGGCGAACGCGTGTTACTCCTCGGCGAGTCCGGGGCGGGAAAGTCAACGTTGCTGCATGCCCTCGCCGGGGTAGTCGGCGACGACGAAGGCGAAACAGAAGGTTCCCTGCTCGTTGCGGGCGAGCATCCGGCCGCCCATCGTGGGCGCACCGGTCTCGTGATTCAAGACCCCGACAGCCAGGTGATCTTGGAGCGCGTCGGAGACGACGTTGCGTTCGGTTGTGAAAACTTGGGTGTTCCGCGCGACGAAATCTGGATTCGTGTGCGTGACAGTCTCGCCTCCGTCGGCCTCGAGGTTGCTCTCGACCGCAACACCAGTGCGCTCTCGGGCGGTCAGAAGCAGCGGCTCGCGCTCGCCGGGGTGCTGGCCATGCGGCCAGGCCTGATCGTGCTTGACGAACCGACAGCCAACCTTGACCCTGAGGGTGTGACCGAGGTTCGGGATGCCGTTATCCGGGTCGCAGAATCGACCGGCGCCACGATTGTGGTTGTCGAACACCGTGTCTCGGTGTGGAGCGACGTTGTCGACCGCATCGTGGTGCTCGCCGCCGGCGGGGGAGTCATTGCCGATGGGGTACCCGCCGACGTGCTCGCACGGCAGGGCAAAGAGCTCGCGGCCCGTGGCGTCTGGATCCCGCAGTATCCGCCGCCGCGCCCGGTAAGGGCAGTGCGGGCCCCGCAACACACTCTGCTCAGTGCTCGCCAGCTGACCGTTGGCCGGAGCAAAAACGCGCTTGGCGCTCCTCTCGACCTGGAGATTCTGAGCAGTCACGCTCTTGCGATCACGGGTCCTAACGGGGCTGGAAAGTCCACGCTCGCCCTCACCCTGGGCGGGCTTCTGCCGCCCGTCGGTGGTGCCGTGGAGGCGAGCCCGGCGCTGGCGAGCGGGGCGGGCGAGCATCCGATCCGCTGGAAATCGCGTGAGCTGCTGACCCGCATCGGAACAGTCTTTCAAGACCCTGAACATCAGTTGCTCACCAGCACGGTGCGCGCTGAACTAGAAGTTGGCCCGCGGGCGTTGAAGCTTCCGGACTCTGAAGTGGATGTTCGCGTTGACGAGTTGCTCACAAGACTCCGCCTAGACCGGCTAGCCGAAGCCAACCCGTTCACACTTTCGGGAGGCGAAAAGCGTCGCCTGAGCGTCGCCACAGCCCTCGCTACGCGGCCGCAGGTGCTCGTGCTCGACGAACCCACGTTCGGGCAAGACTCGCGCACCTGGAGCGAACTGCTGGCTCTGCTCGCTCGACTCGTGGATGACGGCAGCAGCGTGATCGCTGTCAGCCACGATCTCGATTTCGTCGCTGCACTCGCCGACGCAACGGTGGCGCTCGA